One stretch of Oncorhynchus masou masou isolate Uvic2021 chromosome 9, UVic_Omas_1.1, whole genome shotgun sequence DNA includes these proteins:
- the LOC135545676 gene encoding LON peptidase N-terminal domain and RING finger protein 3-like, whose translation MGTDSTDCMLLLAVEAFKSKNFGLAADIYECQMLLLRDPGKQQDLLVKRADALAFAGKLNEAFEIYRKAAEIERLRPVHLENLIKYLSNSIKRNDGTHSQSNRQETNSYCVEYDAFTCRICYRFLYEPVTLPCGHCFCKKCLDREKTAVCCKECNDMTKFNDVDNYRVNVVLSNLLSKWFPVQLLAVHLRREGNGLYSEKMDSALEKYNKAIQIAPRDHVLYSNRSQINSSLKNYQDALHDAEMACKLMPLWSMGHIRKAQALVTLGKCEEALREYLVVIALDPESKLAKTEAQNILSDLLAPVTDQVHKRILDCTSLLSSRSRFKGGALNTSSCIITTSYKEYKNIIASDEKLTSPTMSESKTDGSFETCSGKKTENQVNVCHPSVTNRSVFLKRSSSEDSQGDSSDICKRSRYEVTQNEQATSWSTVLAGLIDPTDLECSLCMRLFYEPVTTPCGHTFCLKCLERCLDYNPKCPLCKMGLKEYLSESKYNKTVLVENLICTYLPSELIDRQKVNAEEIADLSNLNKNVPIFVCTMAFPTVPCPLHVFEPCYRLMIRRCMEMGTKQFGMCLDDNLKGFADYGCLLEIRNVEFFADGRSVVDTIGKRRFKVIEHHQRDGYNTADIEYLEDIKVEGVTEKELQSLHDAVYDQALIWVNSLRAEQMERIVGHFGPMPEKNSEPQASPNGPSWCWWLLAVLPLQGRAQLPFLALTSLKDRLSGIRRVLLFMTRNRSSR comes from the exons ATGGGAACGGATAGTACAGATTGTATGCTGCTTCTTGCGGTAGAAGCGTTTAAATCTAAAAACTTCGGGCTCGCAGCAGACATATACGAATGTCAAATGCTGCTCCTCCGTGACCCTGGTAAGCAGCAAGATCTGTTGGTGAAACGAGCCGATGCCCTGGCATTTGCTGGCAAATTGAACGAAGCTTTCGAAATCTACCGAAAAGCGGCTGAAATCGAGAGACTCCGACCAGTCCATCTGGAGAATCTTATTAAATATCTCTCTAACAGTATTAAAAGAAATGATGGGACTCACAGTCAAAGCAACAGGCAGGAGACGAACTCTTATTGCGTTGAATATGATGCATTTACCTGCAGAATATGTTACAGATTTCTATACGAGCCTGTTACCTTGCCTTGTGGACACTGCTTTTGCAAAAAGTGCCTGGACAGAGAAAAAACGGCTGTCTGCTGCAAAGAGTGCAATGACATGACCAAATTCAATGATGTGGACAATTATAGAGTAAATGTTGTTCTTAGTAACTTGTTATCAAAGTGGTTTCCAGTTCAATTACTTGCTGTTCATCTGAGACGTGAGGGGAATGGACTATATTCAGAGAAAATGGATTCTGCTTTGGAAAAATACAACAAAGCAATACAAATAG CTCCAAGGGACCATGTTCTGTACAGCAACCGATCACAGATCAATTCCAGTCTGAAGAATTACCAGGATGCCCTCCATGATGCAGAGATGGCATGCAAGCTCATGCCTCTTTGGTCCATG GGACATATTAGAAAAGCACAAGCTCTTGTCACTCTGGGGAAATGTGAAGAAGCGTTAAGAGAGTACCTGGTCGTCATTGCATTAGACCCTGAGAGTAAACTGGCAAAAACAGAGGCGCAAAATATTCTGAGTGATCTCCTGGCCCCTGTCACTGATCAAGTACACAAAAGAATCCTGGACTGCACAAGTCTACTATCTTCCAGAAGTAGATTTAAAGGTGGTGCCCTGAACACCTCAAGCTGCATCATCACCACATCTTACAAG GAATACAAGAATATCATCGCCTCTGACGAGAAGTTGACGTCGCCCACGATGAGTGAATCTAAGACAGATGGCTCATTTGAGACATGCAGCGGAAAGAAAACAGAAAATCAGGTGAATGTCTGCCATCCCAGCGTCACCAACAGGAGCGTCTTCCTCAAACGTAGCTCGTCCGAGGACAGCCAAGGAGACAGTAGCGACATCTGCAAGCGTTCCAGATATG AAGTGACCCAGAATGAACAGGCAACTTCCTGGAGTACAGTGCTTGCTGGCCTCATAGACCCGACTGACCTGGAGTGTTCTCTGTGTATGAG GCTCTTTTATGAACCAGTCACCACTCCTTGTGGACACACCTTCTGTCTGAAATGCCTCGAGCGATGTCTGGACTACAATCCCAAGTGTCCTCTCTGCAAGATGGGTCTGAAAGAGTATCTGTCAGAAAGTAAATACAACAAGACTGTCTTGGTGGAGAACCTCATCTGCACGTATCTGCCATCCGAGCTCATAGATAGGCAGAAAGTCAACGCGGAGGAGATTGCAGACTTATCGAA TCTAAACAAGAACGTGCCTATATTTGTTTGCACCATGGCCTTCCCCACAGTTCCATGCCCTCTTCACGTCTTCGAGCCCTGCTACCGGCTAATGATCCGCAGGTGTATGGAGATGGGCACCAAGCAGTTTGGAATGTGCCTCGATGATAACCTCAAAGG ATTTGCAGATTACGGTTGCCTCCTGGAGATCCGAAACGTGGAATTCTTTGCAGATGGCCGCTCCGTTGTTGACACCATCGGGAAAAGAAGGTTTAAAGTCATTGAGCACCACCAGAGAGATGGATACAacacagcagacattgaataCCTGGAAGACATTAAG GTGGAGGGTGTGACAGAGAAGGAGCTGCAGAGTCTCCATGATGCAGTGTACGACCAGGCCTTAATCTGGGTCAACTCCCTCAGAGCAGAACAGATGGAGAGGATCGTGGGTCACTTTGGGCCCATGCCGGAGAAAAACTCTGAACCACAG GCCAGTCCCAATGGGCCGTCCTGGTGCTGGTGGCTGCTGGCAGTCCTTCCTCTGCAGGGTCGAGCCCAGCTGCCCTTCCTTGCCCTGACCTCCCTGAAGGACAGACTCAGTGGCATCCGCAGAGTACTCCTCTTCATGACCCGCAACCGCTCCTCTCGGTGA
- the commd5 gene encoding COMM domain-containing protein 5 produces MSSSHAKVAVGASKDSSFLGGRIPSEIEIMAKQLKDLDQEMFRKILKAVVSAIEGKDCREAMKAIAENAALSEERLSYVVAGMYRLLKEALRIPTSSLKQEVFKEDLRELRIPEEFITDFASVVFGNRRTALEAVATQQGPRLPSLKDFRWRVDVAISTSSLARALQPSILMQMKLSDGKAHRFEVPVSKFQELRYNVALILKEMNDLEKRSVLKIQD; encoded by the exons ATGTCGTCAAGCCATGCCAAAGTCGCGGTTGGTGCATCCAAAGACTCAAGTTTTTTGGGAGGAAGGATACCATCAGAAATCGAAATCATGGCTAAACAGCTGAAGGATTTAGACCAAGAAATGTTTAGAAAAATACTGAAAG CGGTGGTGAGTGCTATTGAGGGCAAGGACTGCAGAGAAGCAATGAAGGCTATCGCGGAAAATGCTGCCCTCTCTGAAGAACGGTTGAGTTATGTTGTGGCTGGAATGTACAGACTCCTAAAAGAGGCATTACGTATCCCCACATCATCTTTAAAACAAGAG gtCTTCAAAGAAGATCTAAGGGAACTAAG GATACCTGAGGAATTCATCACAGACTTTGCAAGTGTGGTGTTTGGCAATCG ACGAACAGCACTGGAGGCAGTGGCTACACAGCAGGGGCCTCGATTACCCTCCCTGAAGGATTTTAGATGGAGAGTGGATGTGGCCATATCAACAAG CTCCCTAGCTCGTGCCTTGCAGCCCTCCATTTTAATGCAGATGAAGCTTTCAGATGGAAAGGCCCATCGCTTTGAG GTGCCTGTTTCCAAGTTCCAAGAACTCCGATACAACGTTGCGCTTATTCTTAAAGAGATGAACGATCTGGAGAAGAGAAGCGTTTTGAAGATTCAAGATTAA
- the fam199x gene encoding protein FAM199X isoform X2, producing the protein MSEALYEKFLSPEEPFPRLLSQRGNISETGTLDVSDFGCQLSSCHRTDQLRRLHSNRWNLTSCGTSVASSECSEELFSSVSVGDQEDCYSLLDDQEFTSFDLFPEGSVCSDVSSSISTYWDWSDSEFEWQLPGSDITSGSDVLSDIIPSVPSSPCLSSKRKTKPHRNLDELPWSAMTNDEQVEYIEYLSRKVSTEMGLREQLDIIKIIDPCAQISPTDSEFIIELNCLTDEKLKQVRNYIREHSPRQRPSSTRDSWKRSGHSSASTSGVSSSNASLVSSASSSTGSTGSTGNSTSNCSTANISRAHSDGNLSSAAERIRDSKVTYCRMK; encoded by the exons ATGTCTGAGGCTCTTTATGAAAAGTTCCTCTCTCCAGAGGAGCCCTTTCCACGGCTGCTGTCTCAGCGAGGGAACATTAGTGAGACGGGCACATTGGATGTCAGTGACTTTGGCTGTCAGTTATCCTCTTGTCACCGGACAGACCAACTGCGCCGCTTACATAGTAACAG ATGGAACCTGACGTCTTGTGGAACCAGTGTGGCCAGCTCTGAATGCAGTGAGGAGCTGTTCTCCTCCGTCTCTGTGGGAGACCAGGAGGACTGCTACTCCCTTTTGGATGACCAGGAGTTCACCTCCTTTGACCTGTTCCCGGAGGGCAGCGTCTGCAGCGACGTGTCTTCCTCTATCAGCACTTACTGGGACTGGTCAGACAGCGAATTTGAGTGGCAG TTGCCTGGAAGTGACATAACCAGTGGAAGTGATGTACTCTCTGACATCATACCCAGTGTTCCGAGCTCCCCGTGCCTCTCCTCCAAGAGAAAGACCAAACCACATAGAAATCTGGATGAGCTCCCTTGGAGTGCTATGACCAATGATGAACAG gtggaatatATTGAATATCTAAGCAGAAAGGTCAGCACAGAGATGGGGCTACGAGAGCAGTTGGACATCATCAAGATCATTGACCCGTGTGCACAGATATCCCCCACAGACAGCGAGTTCATCATTGAGCTCAACTGCCTGACGGATGAGAAACTGAAACAG GTGAGGAACTACATCCGGGAGCACAGTCCGCGGCAGCGCCCCAGCAGCACCCGAGACAGCTGGAAGAGGAGTGGCCACAGCAGTGCTAGCACTAGTGGGGTGAGCAGCAGTAATGCTAGCTTGGTCAGCAGTGCCAGCAGCTCCACTGGATCCACAGGCTCCACCGGCAACTCCACGTCCAACTGCAGCACAGCTAACATCAGCCGTGCCCACAGCGACGGGAACCTGTCCAGTGCAGCTGAACGTATCCGGGACTCCAAG GTGACCTACTGTAGGATGAAGTGA
- the fam199x gene encoding protein FAM199X isoform X1 produces MSEALYEKFLSPEEPFPRLLSQRGNISETGTLDVSDFGCQLSSCHRTDQLRRLHSNRWNLTSCGTSVASSECSEELFSSVSVGDQEDCYSLLDDQEFTSFDLFPEGSVCSDVSSSISTYWDWSDSEFEWQLPGSDITSGSDVLSDIIPSVPSSPCLSSKRKTKPHRNLDELPWSAMTNDEQVEYIEYLSRKVSTEMGLREQLDIIKIIDPCAQISPTDSEFIIELNCLTDEKLKQVRNYIREHSPRQRPSSTRDSWKRSGHSSASTSGVSSSNASLVSSASSSTGSTGSTGNSTSNCSTANISRAHSDGNLSSAAERIRDSKKRSKQRKLQQKALRKRQLKEQRQARKERLSGLFLNEEVLSLKVTEEEDHGEDVLDVFM; encoded by the exons ATGTCTGAGGCTCTTTATGAAAAGTTCCTCTCTCCAGAGGAGCCCTTTCCACGGCTGCTGTCTCAGCGAGGGAACATTAGTGAGACGGGCACATTGGATGTCAGTGACTTTGGCTGTCAGTTATCCTCTTGTCACCGGACAGACCAACTGCGCCGCTTACATAGTAACAG ATGGAACCTGACGTCTTGTGGAACCAGTGTGGCCAGCTCTGAATGCAGTGAGGAGCTGTTCTCCTCCGTCTCTGTGGGAGACCAGGAGGACTGCTACTCCCTTTTGGATGACCAGGAGTTCACCTCCTTTGACCTGTTCCCGGAGGGCAGCGTCTGCAGCGACGTGTCTTCCTCTATCAGCACTTACTGGGACTGGTCAGACAGCGAATTTGAGTGGCAG TTGCCTGGAAGTGACATAACCAGTGGAAGTGATGTACTCTCTGACATCATACCCAGTGTTCCGAGCTCCCCGTGCCTCTCCTCCAAGAGAAAGACCAAACCACATAGAAATCTGGATGAGCTCCCTTGGAGTGCTATGACCAATGATGAACAG gtggaatatATTGAATATCTAAGCAGAAAGGTCAGCACAGAGATGGGGCTACGAGAGCAGTTGGACATCATCAAGATCATTGACCCGTGTGCACAGATATCCCCCACAGACAGCGAGTTCATCATTGAGCTCAACTGCCTGACGGATGAGAAACTGAAACAG GTGAGGAACTACATCCGGGAGCACAGTCCGCGGCAGCGCCCCAGCAGCACCCGAGACAGCTGGAAGAGGAGTGGCCACAGCAGTGCTAGCACTAGTGGGGTGAGCAGCAGTAATGCTAGCTTGGTCAGCAGTGCCAGCAGCTCCACTGGATCCACAGGCTCCACCGGCAACTCCACGTCCAACTGCAGCACAGCTAACATCAGCCGTGCCCACAGCGACGGGAACCTGTCCAGTGCAGCTGAACGTATCCGGGACTCCAAG AAACGCTctaagcagaggaaactgcagcaGAAAGCCCTGCGTAAGAGACAGCTGAAGGAACAGAGACAGGCCCGCAAGGAGAGGCTGAGTGGCCTGTTCCTCAATGAAGAGGTGCTGTCACTCAAAGTCACCGAGGAGGAGGACCATGGGGAAGATGTGTTGGACGTCTTCATGTGA